One window from the genome of Streptomyces sp. NBC_00287 encodes:
- a CDS encoding ScbA/BarX family gamma-butyrolactone biosynthesis protein, translating to MPELPQLADFPAVSEALTATVPRQLVHRAAVAETLLTGWHRIGTDQFRVAAQWPRAHQLHVSSDRTAYEPLLVTETVRQAGTLLAHTEYDVPLGHRFVLQELSVSIRPEHLAVGPVPAEPALTVKIFDVRHRAGRVAAFSLTAAVTIENTQVASACFAASWTSDSVYRRLRGGRTPATVTAPSPPPGLPPALVYRTVPADVVLARPDRSGRWQLRVDTAHPVFFDHPLDHVPGMLLLEAAVQAARVVDGEAGAPASLHASFDRYAELDQPTWIEAEPGPDGQVQVLGIQGDSAVFGCRVGMVAR from the coding sequence ATGCCTGAATTGCCGCAACTCGCCGATTTCCCGGCAGTATCCGAGGCCCTCACAGCCACCGTGCCCCGTCAGCTGGTGCACCGCGCGGCCGTCGCCGAGACCCTCCTCACCGGCTGGCACCGGATCGGAACCGACCAGTTCAGGGTAGCCGCGCAATGGCCGCGAGCCCACCAGTTACACGTGTCGAGCGACCGTACGGCTTACGAGCCGCTGCTCGTCACCGAAACCGTCCGTCAGGCCGGAACGCTCCTCGCCCACACCGAGTACGACGTGCCGCTCGGGCACCGGTTCGTGCTCCAGGAGCTGAGCGTCAGCATCCGCCCCGAGCACCTCGCCGTGGGCCCCGTCCCCGCCGAACCCGCCCTCACCGTCAAGATATTCGACGTCCGCCACCGCGCGGGCCGCGTGGCCGCGTTCAGCCTCACCGCGGCCGTGACCATAGAGAACACACAGGTCGCGAGCGCATGCTTCGCCGCATCCTGGACCAGCGACTCCGTCTACCGCAGGCTGCGCGGCGGCCGTACACCCGCCACCGTCACCGCGCCGTCCCCGCCGCCCGGACTGCCGCCCGCTCTGGTGTACCGCACGGTCCCCGCCGATGTCGTGCTGGCCCGGCCGGACCGTTCAGGACGCTGGCAGTTGCGAGTAGATACCGCACATCCCGTTTTCTTCGACCATCCGCTCGACCATGTCCCCGGCATGCTGCTCCTGGAGGCGGCCGTCCAGGCCGCCCGGGTCGTGGACGGCGAGGCGGGTGCGCCGGCGTCGCTCCATGCGTCCTTCGACCGGTATGCCGAACTGGACCAGCCCACATGGATCGAGGCAGAGCCCGGTCCCGACGGTCAGGTCCAAGTCCTGGGCATCCAGGGGGACTCGGCAGTCTTCGGCTGCCGGGTAGGCATGGTTGCGCGGTGA
- a CDS encoding cytochrome P450: MTVRPSPPVPDVFDPRQYAIGVPYAAYRVLRDHHPVAWQDEPEVLGWPAGPGFWAVTRHADVVRVLKDPLTYSSQLGATQIRDPDPEDLPFIRRMMLNQDPPGHGRLRRLVSRAFTPGRVDRFTAVAEKRAQDLFAGAMEAAREADGTVDLVATVTDDYALLNLADLLGVPEPDRGLLLHWTQRVIGYQDPDEAGPPVLDRAGKPVNPRSPAMLRDMFEYARQLAAYKRRYPADDVLTILAHDAELTAAELEMFFFLLTIAGNDTVRGAAPGGLLALAEHPEPYERLRAGETELAPAVDELLRWHPPVLTFRRTADHDTELAGRRIRAGDKVVVFHAAANRDERVFAEPDRLDLTRTPNPHVSFGDGPHVCLGAHFARLQLRVLYREAMRALPVLRTAGPPGRLVSNFINGIKSLPVQVT; the protein is encoded by the coding sequence GTGACCGTCCGCCCGTCCCCACCCGTCCCCGATGTCTTCGATCCCCGCCAGTACGCCATCGGCGTTCCCTACGCCGCCTACCGCGTCCTGCGCGACCATCACCCGGTGGCCTGGCAGGACGAGCCCGAGGTGCTGGGCTGGCCGGCCGGCCCCGGGTTCTGGGCGGTGACCCGGCACGCGGACGTGGTCCGGGTGCTCAAGGACCCGCTGACGTACTCCTCTCAGCTCGGCGCCACCCAGATCCGGGATCCGGACCCGGAGGACCTGCCGTTCATCCGGCGCATGATGCTCAATCAGGATCCGCCGGGACACGGCCGCTTGAGACGTCTGGTGAGCCGGGCGTTCACCCCGGGACGCGTCGACCGTTTCACCGCGGTCGCCGAGAAGCGCGCCCAGGACCTGTTCGCGGGGGCCATGGAGGCGGCCCGCGAGGCGGACGGCACCGTCGATCTCGTCGCCACCGTCACCGACGACTACGCGCTGCTGAATCTGGCCGACCTGCTCGGCGTCCCGGAGCCGGACCGCGGGCTGCTGCTGCACTGGACCCAGCGGGTCATCGGCTACCAGGATCCCGACGAGGCGGGCCCGCCGGTGCTCGACCGGGCAGGCAAGCCGGTCAATCCGCGGTCCCCGGCCATGCTGCGGGACATGTTCGAGTACGCCCGCCAACTGGCCGCGTACAAAAGGCGGTACCCGGCCGACGACGTTCTCACCATCCTCGCGCACGACGCCGAACTCACCGCCGCCGAGCTGGAGATGTTCTTCTTCCTGCTCACGATCGCCGGGAACGACACCGTGCGCGGCGCGGCACCGGGCGGGCTGCTGGCACTCGCCGAACACCCGGAGCCGTACGAGCGACTGCGCGCCGGGGAGACCGAACTCGCGCCCGCCGTCGATGAGTTGCTGCGCTGGCATCCCCCGGTGCTGACCTTCCGCCGTACCGCCGACCACGACACCGAGCTCGCCGGGCGGCGGATCCGGGCCGGGGACAAGGTCGTTGTCTTCCATGCCGCCGCCAATCGCGACGAACGGGTCTTCGCGGAGCCGGACCGGCTGGACCTGACCCGTACGCCGAACCCGCATGTCTCCTTCGGCGACGGCCCGCATGTCTGCCTGGGCGCGCACTTCGCCCGGCTGCAACTGCGGGTGCTGTACCGGGAGGCGATGCGGGCGCTGCCGGTGCTGCGTACCGCGGGTCCGCCGGGGCGGCTGGTGTCGAACTTCATCAATGGGATCAAGTCACTGCCGGTACAGGTGACTTGA
- a CDS encoding ABC transporter substrate-binding protein codes for MTSTASRSRSIVALAATAALLAGCGSSDDENDNPLAGDKASGDTVVVGSNNFAESILLADIYGEALKAKGIKVTYKPNIGSRETTYGLLKNGSITVLPEYNGSLLAYLDPKAAQESADAVNAAVKTKLDKKLTLLEASPAEDKDSVSINAATAKKYNLTGESTLADLKDIAPELVIGGSPEFQTRQQGLVGLKDVYGLEFKSFKALDAGGPLTQAALTKNTVQAADIFTTDPTITKEKFVVLQDPENLFGFANVTPLVYKSGMPQEGVDALNAVSAKLDTKTLLDLDSQVQLENKDPLDVAKEWLKSAGLG; via the coding sequence GTGACTTCTACCGCCTCACGCAGCAGGTCCATCGTCGCGCTGGCCGCCACCGCGGCCCTGCTCGCGGGATGTGGCTCCTCCGACGACGAGAACGACAACCCCCTCGCGGGAGACAAGGCGAGCGGCGACACCGTCGTCGTCGGCTCCAACAACTTCGCCGAGTCCATCCTGCTCGCCGACATCTACGGCGAGGCCCTGAAGGCCAAGGGCATCAAGGTCACCTACAAGCCCAACATCGGCAGCCGCGAAACCACTTACGGCCTGCTGAAGAACGGCTCCATCACCGTGCTGCCGGAGTACAACGGCTCGCTGCTGGCGTACCTGGACCCGAAGGCGGCGCAGGAGTCCGCGGACGCCGTGAACGCGGCGGTGAAGACCAAGCTGGACAAGAAGCTGACGCTGCTGGAGGCCTCGCCCGCCGAGGACAAGGACTCCGTCAGCATCAACGCGGCGACCGCCAAGAAGTACAACCTCACCGGCGAGTCCACCCTCGCGGACCTCAAGGACATCGCCCCCGAGCTGGTCATCGGCGGTTCGCCCGAGTTCCAGACCCGGCAGCAGGGCCTGGTGGGCCTGAAGGACGTCTACGGCCTGGAGTTCAAGTCCTTCAAGGCGCTCGACGCCGGCGGCCCGCTGACCCAGGCGGCGCTGACGAAGAACACCGTGCAGGCCGCGGACATCTTCACCACGGACCCGACGATCACCAAGGAGAAGTTCGTCGTTCTCCAGGACCCGGAGAACCTCTTCGGCTTCGCCAATGTGACCCCGCTGGTCTACAAGTCGGGCATGCCGCAGGAGGGTGTCGACGCCCTCAACGCGGTCTCCGCCAAGCTCGACACCAAGACCCTGCTGGACCTTGACTCCCAGGTCCAGCTGGAGAACAAGGACCCGCTGGACGTGGCCAAGGAGTGGCTGAAGTCGGCCGGCCTGGGCTGA
- a CDS encoding ScbR family autoregulator-binding transcription factor: MAKQERAIRTRRAILEAAGAVFDEHGYASTTISMVLERAEVTKGALYFHFPSKESLAQAVLDEQVSLGAVPPHPCKLQEMVDISYVYSRRLLHNPLLQGSVRLTVDQATPPGVDHSGPFRQWADHLVELLEQAEKQGELLPTVVPRDTVELLVGSFAGIQLMSRALTGREDLAHRISVMWAHILPSIAVPGLLVRLDTAPDRGARILASLDEDAQLMQGAEP, translated from the coding sequence ATGGCGAAGCAGGAGCGCGCCATCAGGACGCGCAGAGCGATCCTGGAAGCCGCGGGCGCGGTGTTCGACGAGCACGGCTACGCCTCGACGACCATCTCCATGGTGCTGGAGCGGGCCGAAGTCACCAAGGGCGCCCTGTATTTCCACTTCCCTTCCAAGGAGTCCCTCGCCCAGGCGGTGCTGGACGAGCAGGTGTCGCTCGGCGCGGTGCCGCCGCATCCGTGCAAGCTCCAGGAAATGGTGGACATCAGCTACGTCTACAGTCGGCGGCTGCTGCACAACCCGCTGCTGCAGGGCAGTGTGCGGCTGACCGTGGACCAGGCCACGCCGCCCGGGGTCGATCACTCCGGGCCGTTCAGACAGTGGGCGGACCATCTGGTCGAACTGCTGGAACAGGCCGAGAAACAGGGTGAGTTGCTGCCCACGGTCGTGCCGAGAGATACGGTCGAGCTGCTGGTCGGCTCCTTCGCCGGCATCCAGCTGATGTCCCGGGCGCTGACCGGGCGGGAGGATCTCGCCCACCGTATCTCGGTGATGTGGGCGCACATCCTGCCGAGCATCGCGGTACCGGGGCTGCTGGTCCGGCTGGACACCGCACCGGACCGGGGTGCGCGCATCCTGGCCTCCCTCGATGAGGACGCGCAGCTGATGCAGGGGGCCGAGCCGTGA
- a CDS encoding damage-control phosphatase ARMT1 family protein: MHDTPPVILGDEPGSFPYSVLTERHPAIIRQVREAFPYGPERQAALDALLDDCTKGVIEPLTADAHDRDRWQEWGTAAYAGRPWTDVPWLWSESYFYRRLIDAVGYFTPGTWQGIDPFRPAKLAELDSEETDEELAALDDLAPGDEDRALLHGSLWGNRADLGFRLSAADGTTSDGTPPLVADDSEALWSQLPAPVLCLIADNAGRELIPDLLLIAHLLTRGRVQRAVLHVKPYPYFVSDATPADVLDALRRLRSAQGAARAYGDALWAALTDGRLTVRAHPFSCAPLPYERMPDDLRAEFEAASLTVLKGDLNYRRLVGDRKWPPTTAFADVTAYFPGPVAALRTLKSEVITGLDAGTEAALTAAEEQRWRTSGTHALIQVRR, from the coding sequence ATGCACGACACCCCGCCCGTGATCCTCGGCGACGAACCCGGCTCCTTCCCGTACAGCGTCCTTACCGAGCGGCACCCCGCGATCATCCGCCAGGTGCGCGAGGCCTTCCCGTACGGCCCCGAGCGGCAGGCCGCGCTCGACGCGCTCCTCGACGACTGCACCAAGGGCGTGATCGAACCCCTCACCGCCGACGCCCACGACCGGGACCGCTGGCAGGAGTGGGGCACCGCCGCCTACGCGGGCCGCCCCTGGACCGACGTACCGTGGCTGTGGTCGGAGAGCTATTTCTACCGCCGACTCATCGACGCCGTCGGCTACTTCACCCCCGGCACCTGGCAGGGCATCGACCCCTTCCGGCCCGCCAAGCTGGCCGAGCTGGACTCCGAGGAGACGGACGAGGAGCTGGCCGCGCTGGACGATCTGGCCCCGGGGGACGAGGACCGCGCCCTGCTGCACGGCTCCCTGTGGGGAAACCGCGCGGACCTCGGCTTCCGGCTGTCCGCCGCCGACGGTACGACCTCCGACGGCACCCCGCCCCTGGTCGCCGACGACAGTGAGGCGCTCTGGTCGCAGCTGCCGGCGCCCGTGCTGTGCCTGATCGCCGACAATGCGGGCCGCGAACTCATCCCCGACCTGCTCCTGATCGCCCACCTCCTGACCAGGGGGCGCGTCCAGCGGGCCGTCCTCCATGTGAAGCCGTACCCGTACTTCGTCTCCGACGCCACCCCCGCCGACGTACTCGACGCCCTGCGCCGGCTCAGGTCGGCACAGGGTGCGGCGCGGGCGTACGGCGATGCGCTGTGGGCGGCGCTGACCGACGGCCGGCTCACGGTCCGCGCCCACCCGTTCTCCTGCGCGCCCCTGCCGTACGAGCGGATGCCCGACGATCTCCGTGCCGAGTTCGAGGCGGCTTCCCTTACCGTGCTGAAGGGCGACCTCAACTACCGGCGCCTGGTGGGCGACCGCAAGTGGCCACCGACCACCGCCTTCGCCGACGTCACCGCCTACTTCCCCGGCCCGGTCGCCGCGTTGCGCACCCTGAAGTCCGAGGTGATCACCGGCCTCGATGCCGGGACGGAGGCCGCCCTGACCGCGGCCGAGGAGCAACGCTGGCGCACCAGCGGGACACATGCGCTGATCCAGGTCCGCCGCTGA
- a CDS encoding NAD(P)H-binding protein, with protein MILLTGATGNVGGLVARRLRGTTPLRLLTRRPDRAADLTGPQVEVASGDFDDPASLRRALTGVTSALLVTAHPLTHAHDEHFLAAARASGVRHVVKLSALAVTDPDATDLITSWQRENEQLLGDSGLLWTLLRPRAFMSNTLGWAISVRAEGVVRAAGGTAVNATVDPRDIADVAALTLLAPDAHAGRAYALTGPEALSAVDQTKILGELLERPLHFEELSEVEALRRLRARYPAPIAEALAESSARGRAGTKAEVDPTVARLLDRPARSYRQWARDHLKAFRSEA; from the coding sequence GTGATCCTGCTCACCGGGGCGACCGGAAACGTCGGCGGGCTGGTCGCGCGCCGACTGCGCGGCACGACTCCCCTGCGGCTGCTGACCCGCCGACCGGACCGGGCCGCGGACCTCACCGGACCCCAAGTCGAGGTGGCGAGCGGCGACTTCGACGATCCGGCGAGTCTACGGCGGGCACTGACCGGTGTGACGTCCGCCCTGCTGGTCACCGCGCACCCGCTGACGCACGCCCATGACGAGCACTTCCTGGCGGCGGCGCGCGCATCCGGAGTACGGCATGTCGTGAAGCTGTCGGCGCTCGCGGTCACCGACCCCGACGCCACCGACCTGATCACGAGCTGGCAGCGCGAGAACGAGCAACTCCTGGGCGACTCGGGCCTGTTGTGGACCCTCCTGCGCCCTCGCGCCTTTATGTCCAACACCCTCGGCTGGGCCATCTCCGTCCGCGCGGAGGGTGTCGTGAGGGCGGCGGGCGGAACCGCGGTCAACGCCACCGTCGATCCACGGGACATCGCCGACGTCGCCGCGCTGACGCTACTGGCGCCCGATGCCCACGCCGGGCGGGCATACGCGCTCACCGGCCCCGAGGCCCTCAGTGCCGTGGATCAGACGAAGATCCTCGGTGAGTTGCTGGAACGGCCGCTGCATTTCGAGGAGTTGAGCGAGGTCGAGGCGCTGCGGCGCTTGCGGGCCCGGTATCCGGCCCCGATCGCCGAGGCGCTCGCGGAGAGTTCGGCACGCGGACGGGCCGGGACGAAGGCCGAGGTGGACCCCACCGTCGCCAGGCTGCTGGACCGCCCCGCCAGGAGTTATCGGCAGTGGGCACGGGACCATCTGAAGGCGTTCCGCAGTGAGGCATAG
- a CDS encoding ScbR family autoregulator-binding transcription factor — MARQLRAEQTRATIITAAADLFDRRGYESTSLSDIVEHAQVTKGALYFHFAAKEDLARAIMELQSQASRQIAGEMDARGYSSLEALMRTTFGVTRLSVEGPIPRAGLRLATGGVAVKGPLQHPFTEWLDIASRKLLGAVKESDVHPDVDVDAAAHSLVCFFVGTRVVGRSLEPVARQPRRVAEMWHLLIRGMVPVPRRPRYLTLATQLEREVRVG, encoded by the coding sequence ATGGCGAGGCAGTTACGCGCTGAACAGACCCGCGCGACGATCATCACAGCTGCCGCTGACCTTTTCGATCGTCGCGGCTACGAGTCGACCAGTCTGAGCGACATCGTCGAGCACGCCCAAGTCACCAAGGGCGCCCTGTACTTCCACTTCGCGGCCAAGGAGGACCTGGCCCGCGCGATCATGGAGCTGCAGTCCCAGGCCTCCCGCCAGATAGCCGGGGAGATGGACGCCCGCGGCTACTCCTCGCTGGAAGCGCTGATGCGCACCACCTTCGGTGTCACCCGGCTGTCGGTCGAGGGACCGATCCCCCGGGCCGGACTCCGGCTGGCCACCGGGGGAGTGGCCGTGAAGGGGCCCCTGCAACACCCGTTCACGGAGTGGCTGGACATCGCCTCCCGCAAACTCCTTGGCGCGGTCAAGGAGTCGGACGTCCATCCCGACGTCGACGTCGATGCCGCGGCCCACTCCCTCGTCTGCTTCTTCGTCGGCACCCGAGTCGTCGGCCGCTCCCTGGAACCCGTCGCCCGTCAGCCCCGCCGGGTCGCCGAGATGTGGCACCTCCTCATCCGCGGCATGGTCCCGGTGCCCCGCCGCCCCCGCTATCTCACCCTCGCCACCCAGCTGGAGCGGGAGGTCAGAGTCGGCTGA
- a CDS encoding lytic polysaccharide monooxygenase auxiliary activity family 9 protein, translating into MTRTRARRATAAAATPLLLALWSATPAAAHGAPTDPVSRVLACSPEGESAASAACRAAVATNGAPFTAWDNLRIANVNGRDRQTVPDGQLCSGGLPAYRGLDLARPDWPSTRLTPGANLTMRYVSTIPHTGTFRLYLTEPGYDPTRPLTWSDLPEQPFAEVRDPALTEGAYRIRATLPTDRTGRHVLYTVWQNSSTPDTYYSCSDVVFPEKESAEPTSPSPASPTPSPASPTPSPAEQRRTTPPPPTADATPVASTAGSDSGPSSPLLAGGAAAVLALIGGAALARRLRRPHS; encoded by the coding sequence ATGACCCGGACCCGCGCCCGGCGCGCCACCGCGGCAGCGGCGACCCCTTTGCTGCTCGCCCTGTGGTCCGCGACCCCAGCCGCCGCGCACGGCGCGCCCACGGATCCGGTCAGCCGGGTACTGGCCTGCTCCCCCGAGGGCGAGAGCGCCGCATCGGCGGCCTGCCGGGCGGCCGTCGCCACGAACGGCGCACCGTTCACGGCCTGGGACAACCTGCGCATCGCGAACGTGAACGGCCGGGACCGGCAGACCGTCCCCGACGGACAGCTGTGCAGCGGCGGACTGCCCGCCTACCGGGGCCTCGACCTCGCCCGCCCCGACTGGCCGTCGACCCGTCTGACCCCGGGGGCCAACCTGACCATGCGGTACGTCTCGACGATCCCGCACACCGGCACGTTCCGCCTCTATCTCACCGAGCCGGGCTACGACCCGACCCGGCCGCTCACCTGGTCCGACCTGCCGGAGCAGCCGTTCGCCGAGGTACGGGACCCGGCGCTGACGGAGGGGGCGTACCGGATCCGGGCGACCCTGCCGACGGACCGGACCGGGCGGCATGTGCTGTATACGGTGTGGCAGAACAGCAGCACGCCGGATACGTACTACTCCTGCTCGGACGTGGTGTTCCCGGAGAAGGAGAGCGCGGAGCCGACGTCGCCTTCACCGGCCTCGCCGACACCCTCACCGGCCTCGCCGACACCTTCGCCGGCTGAGCAGCGCCGCACGACACCGCCACCGCCCACGGCGGATGCGACTCCGGTGGCCTCCACGGCCGGCTCGGACTCGGGCCCCTCGTCCCCGCTGCTCGCGGGCGGCGCCGCCGCGGTGCTGGCACTCATTGGAGGCGCCGCGCTGGCTCGTCGACTACGGCGCCCTCACAGCTGA
- a CDS encoding glycoside hydrolase family 43 protein: MTSNPHPSRRTLLRLAATAPLAATGALTLGAGTAHAADSAYVMAYFTESTTMLEANYGLHLAVSTDGLRWTPLNQNAPVVTPTLGAGGLRDPFVLRKQDGTFVVIATDLSGTDWSRTSVYIHVWDSVDLRTFTGYRLLKLHDMTTTHSWAPEAYWDAGRGQYGILYSSVNSSGHNVIMVSYTSDFRTTTSPQVFFDPGYDIIDGNLTIGVNGVNYLYYKRDQTLVGARSGSLNPGSFTPFSTAVSHGGTEAPTVVKSLTSNTWYLWGDTYTPNGVFYAWQSSDLASGTWTAVDQKLYTQPLNSKHCGIHPITSTEYTNLLAKWGAPAWNRLKSYNFPARYVRHSGFAGRIDAYPFDPFPDSQWKLVPGLADSSGVSFQSVNYPTRYLRHYSYALQLDVNDGTSAFAGDATFFRTAGLADASWASFRSYNNPTRYIRHYNYALRIDPVSTATERQDATFQVGY; the protein is encoded by the coding sequence ATGACCTCGAACCCGCACCCGTCCCGCAGAACGCTCCTCCGTCTGGCCGCCACCGCCCCGCTCGCCGCGACCGGCGCGCTGACGCTCGGTGCCGGAACCGCGCACGCCGCCGACTCGGCGTACGTCATGGCCTACTTCACCGAGTCCACCACCATGCTGGAGGCCAACTACGGCCTGCACCTCGCCGTCAGCACCGACGGACTGCGCTGGACGCCGCTCAACCAGAACGCCCCCGTGGTCACCCCGACCCTCGGTGCCGGCGGGCTGCGCGACCCGTTCGTGCTGCGCAAACAGGACGGCACGTTCGTGGTGATCGCGACCGATCTGAGCGGCACCGACTGGAGCCGTACCAGCGTCTACATCCATGTCTGGGACTCGGTCGACCTGCGGACCTTCACCGGCTACCGGCTGCTGAAGCTGCACGACATGACCACCACCCACAGCTGGGCGCCGGAGGCCTACTGGGACGCCGGGCGGGGGCAGTACGGCATCCTCTACTCGTCGGTGAACAGCAGCGGCCACAACGTGATCATGGTCAGCTATACGAGCGACTTCCGGACCACGACCAGCCCCCAGGTCTTCTTCGACCCCGGCTACGACATCATCGACGGCAACCTCACCATCGGCGTGAACGGGGTCAACTACCTCTACTACAAGAGGGATCAGACGCTGGTCGGGGCGCGGTCCGGCTCGCTGAATCCGGGGAGCTTCACGCCGTTCAGTACGGCCGTTTCGCACGGGGGCACCGAGGCGCCGACCGTGGTGAAGTCGCTGACGTCCAACACCTGGTATCTGTGGGGCGACACATATACGCCCAACGGTGTCTTCTACGCCTGGCAGTCCAGCGATCTCGCCTCCGGGACGTGGACCGCGGTCGACCAGAAGCTGTACACCCAGCCCCTCAACTCGAAGCACTGCGGCATCCACCCGATCACCTCGACCGAGTACACCAACCTGCTCGCGAAGTGGGGCGCGCCCGCCTGGAACCGGCTCAAGTCGTACAACTTCCCGGCCCGTTACGTCCGGCACAGCGGCTTCGCCGGAAGGATCGACGCGTACCCCTTCGATCCGTTCCCCGACTCCCAGTGGAAGCTGGTGCCGGGGCTCGCGGACTCGTCCGGGGTGTCGTTCCAGTCGGTCAACTATCCGACGCGCTATCTACGGCACTACAGCTACGCGCTGCAACTCGACGTGAACGACGGCACATCGGCCTTCGCCGGGGACGCGACCTTCTTCCGTACGGCGGGGCTCGCCGACGCGTCCTGGGCGTCGTTCCGGTCGTACAACAACCCGACCCGGTACATCCGTCACTACAACTATGCGCTGCGGATCGATCCGGTCTCCACGGCTACGGAGCGGCAGGACGCGACGTTCCAGGTCGGGTACTGA
- a CDS encoding S8 family peptidase, whose protein sequence is MRTSPSVRRKLISVAAVSAALFTAATATVAVAQESAAPQEAPAATTEAAPGAPAERLIVGYKSGAAEAKSNKAADADAAAKGKEAGEQLDFQRRLGTGAALVDLGEDLTKADVADVIAEYQADPQVSYVVPDRLNKPLATPNDTEYSKQWDLFETTAGMNVPGAWDLTTGTGVTVAVIDTGYVTHSDLAANIVGGYDFISDATVGNDGNGRDSNPADPGDWTAANECQSGDPAYDSSWHGTHVAGTIAAATNNSKGVAGIAYGAKVSPLRVLGKCGGYDSDIIDAITWASGGTVSGVPANTNVAKVINMSLGGGGACTTATQNAINAAVNHGTTVVVAAGNSNANAANYSPASCANVISVAAADRQGNRSYYSNFGTVVDIAAPGGETNSVTANGILSTLNAGAAGPGAESYEYYQGTSMAAPHIAGLAALMKSKNSALTPAQIESAIKTNSRALPGTCSGGCGAGLADAAKTVQAVSGSGGSTGGTTFTSTSAVAVPDSGTIESPITVSGRTGNAPSALAVGVDITHTYRGDLVIDLIAPDGTAYRLKSASSSDSADNVIATYTVNASSEVANGTWKLRVQDTAAQDTGTLNSWKLTF, encoded by the coding sequence TTGCGTACCTCTCCCTCCGTAAGACGGAAGCTGATATCCGTCGCCGCTGTCTCCGCCGCGCTGTTCACGGCCGCTACCGCCACGGTCGCCGTCGCCCAGGAGTCCGCCGCTCCCCAGGAAGCCCCCGCCGCCACCACCGAGGCCGCCCCCGGCGCCCCGGCCGAACGGCTCATCGTCGGCTACAAGTCCGGCGCCGCCGAGGCGAAGTCGAACAAGGCCGCCGACGCGGACGCCGCCGCCAAGGGCAAGGAAGCCGGCGAGCAACTGGACTTCCAGCGCCGTCTCGGCACCGGCGCCGCCCTCGTGGACCTCGGTGAGGACCTCACCAAGGCGGATGTCGCCGACGTCATCGCCGAGTACCAGGCCGACCCGCAGGTCTCCTACGTCGTACCGGACCGTCTGAACAAGCCGCTGGCCACGCCGAACGACACCGAGTACAGCAAGCAGTGGGACCTGTTCGAGACCACCGCGGGCATGAACGTTCCGGGTGCCTGGGACCTCACCACCGGCACCGGTGTGACCGTCGCCGTGATCGACACCGGCTACGTCACCCACTCCGACCTCGCCGCGAACATCGTCGGCGGCTATGACTTCATCTCGGACGCCACCGTCGGCAACGACGGCAACGGGCGCGACAGCAACCCGGCCGACCCGGGCGACTGGACCGCCGCGAACGAGTGCCAGTCCGGCGACCCGGCCTACGACTCCTCCTGGCACGGCACCCACGTCGCCGGCACCATCGCCGCGGCGACCAACAACAGCAAGGGCGTCGCCGGTATCGCCTACGGCGCGAAGGTCTCCCCGCTGCGCGTCCTCGGCAAATGCGGTGGCTACGACTCCGACATCATCGACGCCATCACCTGGGCGTCCGGCGGTACGGTCTCCGGCGTTCCGGCCAACACCAATGTCGCCAAGGTCATCAACATGAGCCTCGGCGGTGGCGGCGCCTGCACCACCGCCACCCAGAACGCGATCAACGCCGCCGTGAACCACGGCACCACGGTCGTCGTCGCGGCGGGCAACAGCAACGCCAACGCGGCCAACTACTCGCCGGCCAGCTGCGCCAACGTCATCAGCGTCGCCGCCGCCGACCGTCAGGGCAACCGCTCCTACTACTCCAACTTCGGCACGGTCGTCGACATCGCGGCTCCGGGCGGAGAGACCAACTCCGTCACCGCGAACGGCATCCTGTCCACGCTGAACGCCGGTGCGGCGGGCCCGGGCGCCGAGAGCTACGAGTACTACCAGGGCACCAGCATGGCCGCCCCGCACATCGCGGGTCTCGCCGCGCTGATGAAGTCGAAGAACTCCGCGCTGACCCCGGCCCAGATCGAGTCCGCGATCAAGACCAACTCGCGTGCTCTGCCCGGTACTTGCTCCGGCGGCTGTGGTGCGGGTCTCGCGGACGCGGCCAAGACGGTGCAGGCGGTGAGCGGGTCCGGCGGCTCCACGGGGGGCACCACCTTCACCAGCACCTCGGCCGTAGCGGTCCCGGACAGCGGCACGATCGAGTCCCCGATCACCGTCTCGGGCCGCACCGGCAACGCCCCCTCGGCGCTCGCGGTCGGCGTGGACATCACGCACACCTACCGCGGTGACCTGGTCATCGACCTGATCGCCCCGGACGGTACGGCGTACCGACTGAAGTCCGCCAGCTCCTCGGACTCCGCGGACAACGTCATCGCCACCTACACGGTGAACGCCTCCAGCGAGGTCGCGAACGGCACCTGGAAGCTGCGGGTGCAGGACACGGCGGCGCAGGACACGGGCACCCTCAACAGCTGGAAGCTGACCTTCTGA